A single window of Streptococcus cristatus ATCC 51100 DNA harbors:
- a CDS encoding SAP domain-containing protein: protein MGEKRPDFRDIKSFEEFNRYYWYREELSQICKSLGLEYRCTKQELNYIIEQYFKGNKVEKFLSKGNKSQVEVITLETPLLNCGFSFNQKFRDYFSAVTGISPFKFSADMATAWRKVKRDKDIKFTIQDMIKIYYGESDYAKYDSSACQWNQFLKDFCLDELSDCYSNKLKVAAILWKEVRNSTHEKVYSRELLKKYESKLEEYRK from the coding sequence ATGGGAGAAAAAAGACCTGATTTTCGAGATATAAAATCATTTGAAGAATTTAATAGATACTACTGGTATCGAGAAGAACTTTCACAAATTTGTAAGTCCCTTGGATTAGAGTATAGATGTACGAAGCAAGAATTAAACTATATTATCGAACAGTATTTTAAGGGAAATAAAGTAGAAAAATTTTTGAGTAAAGGAAACAAAAGTCAAGTCGAAGTGATAACCTTGGAGACTCCGTTACTTAACTGTGGTTTTTCTTTTAACCAAAAATTTCGAGATTATTTTTCAGCTGTAACAGGGATTAGTCCGTTTAAATTTAGTGCTGATATGGCAACGGCTTGGCGAAAAGTAAAAAGGGATAAAGATATAAAATTCACTATTCAAGATATGATTAAAATATATTATGGTGAGTCAGATTATGCCAAGTATGATAGTTCGGCTTGCCAATGGAATCAGTTTCTAAAAGACTTTTGTTTAGATGAATTGAGCGATTGTTATTCTAATAAGTTAAAAGTTGCAGCTATTCTCTGGAAAGAAGTTAGAAACTCGACACATGAAAAAGTTTACTCACGGGAACTTTTAAAAAAGTATGAATCTAAACTAGAGGAATACCGTAAGTAA
- a CDS encoding MerR family transcriptional regulator: MNNEKLEQIEQLLQTLIKLIQIKEQSRPLKIIQQRELLRQLNISPNTLKTWEQKGLKRLEPPIEGTRTVFYLLDDVIDFLNS, encoded by the coding sequence ATGAATAACGAAAAGTTAGAACAAATTGAACAGTTATTGCAAACACTTATCAAGCTCATTCAAATCAAAGAGCAGAGCAGACCACTAAAGATAATTCAGCAACGAGAATTGCTGAGACAACTAAATATCTCTCCAAACACACTAAAAACTTGGGAACAAAAAGGATTAAAAAGATTAGAACCTCCTATAGAGGGGACTCGAACCGTCTTCTATTTATTAGACGATGTTATTGACTTCTTGAACTCCTAA
- a CDS encoding replication protein gives MAEQRTSKWTFLFYKENAPEDYLNVLEELHIPFILSPWHDKDVNRQTGEFKKAHKHGAFFFDSLKSYSQVSNIISDKLNGPAHVEAVMSPTGLFDYFTHAENPEKTPYNIEDIEFGCGFDLDKFLIEMRTSDFINEVVDIIEENDFTEFEELVWYARANNINLLDLIIERTYFFAKYLDSRRHNPNRLQTANTEEKDNDE, from the coding sequence ATGGCAGAACAACGTACTAGCAAATGGACATTTCTCTTTTACAAAGAGAACGCTCCAGAAGACTACTTGAACGTCTTGGAAGAACTTCATATCCCATTTATCCTTAGCCCTTGGCACGATAAAGATGTGAACAGACAAACCGGAGAGTTCAAAAAGGCACATAAGCACGGTGCTTTCTTCTTTGATTCACTGAAAAGCTATTCCCAAGTGTCCAATATTATCAGCGACAAGTTAAACGGTCCAGCACATGTGGAAGCCGTCATGTCTCCTACTGGGTTATTTGACTACTTTACCCATGCTGAGAATCCAGAGAAGACCCCCTATAATATTGAAGATATTGAATTTGGCTGTGGCTTTGATTTAGATAAATTTTTAATAGAGATGAGAACCTCTGATTTTATCAATGAAGTAGTCGATATCATCGAAGAGAACGACTTTACAGAATTTGAAGAACTGGTCTGGTATGCACGAGCAAACAATATCAATCTACTAGATCTCATTATTGAACGTACCTATTTCTTTGCTAAGTATTTAGATTCACGACGGCATAATCCAAATCGGTTACAGACTGCCAATACAGAGGAGAAAGACAATGATGAATAA
- a CDS encoding type IV secretion system DNA-binding domain-containing protein encodes MTSQSRDALNQSFLQSYLLQSLNMALGALMQGETSYTNSFNVIIQEDGFVFVPRLPCAYILDDDLYKKIFLIANASLYPQFTLLKQNATYFVPLETDDLHIQRGLFFPWKKGISERLTIPDLDKFSASLPQGKIPIMKHFELNLEKINHWAIAGNSGSGKSYALTYFLSVLKHMSDLIIIDPKFDTPSRWARENHIAVIHPVENRSKSDFVSQVNEQLSQCATLIQKRQAILYDNPNHQFTHLTIVIDEVLALSEGVNKNIKEAFFSLLSQIALLGRATKIHLFLVSQRFDHNTIPISVREQLNVLLQIGNINQKTTQFLFPDLDPEGIVIPTGHGTGIIQVIDNEHPYQVLPLLCPTYYTKRGIL; translated from the coding sequence ATGACCTCACAATCTCGTGATGCGCTGAACCAATCTTTCCTGCAATCTTACCTGCTCCAGAGCCTAAACATGGCTCTGGGGGCTTTAATGCAGGGGGAAACCAGCTATACTAATTCTTTTAACGTCATTATTCAAGAAGACGGCTTTGTCTTTGTCCCTCGCCTGCCTTGTGCTTATATTCTTGATGATGACTTGTACAAGAAAATTTTTCTGATTGCTAACGCTTCTCTCTACCCTCAATTTACTCTCTTGAAACAAAATGCAACCTATTTTGTTCCACTCGAAACAGATGACTTACACATTCAACGTGGATTGTTTTTCCCTTGGAAAAAGGGAATTTCAGAACGTTTAACTATTCCTGATTTGGATAAATTTTCAGCTAGCCTACCACAAGGAAAAATTCCCATTATGAAGCACTTTGAACTAAACCTTGAAAAGATAAATCACTGGGCTATTGCTGGAAATTCAGGCTCTGGGAAAAGCTATGCTTTAACGTACTTTTTGAGTGTTCTGAAACATATGTCTGACTTAATTATAATTGACCCAAAATTCGATACACCAAGCCGATGGGCAAGGGAAAATCACATTGCAGTTATCCACCCTGTCGAAAACCGTTCAAAATCTGATTTCGTTTCACAAGTCAATGAACAATTAAGCCAATGTGCAACCCTCATTCAGAAACGACAAGCTATCTTATATGATAACCCCAACCATCAATTTACTCATCTAACCATTGTCATTGATGAAGTCCTAGCCCTATCAGAGGGAGTCAATAAGAACATCAAAGAAGCCTTTTTCTCTTTACTCTCACAAATTGCCTTGTTGGGACGTGCTACCAAAATCCATCTCTTTTTAGTAAGCCAGCGTTTTGACCATAACACTATCCCCATTTCAGTGAGGGAACAGCTAAACGTATTATTGCAAATTGGAAATATCAATCAGAAAACCACTCAATTCTTATTTCCAGACCTAGACCCAGAGGGGATTGTCATTCCGACAGGACACGGAACAGGTATCATTCAAGTTATCGACAATGAACACCCCTACCAAGTTCTACCCCTACTCTGTCCAACCTATTACACAAAACGAGGTATCCTATGA